From a region of the Zingiber officinale cultivar Zhangliang chromosome 4B, Zo_v1.1, whole genome shotgun sequence genome:
- the LOC121974582 gene encoding uncharacterized protein LOC121974582 isoform X1, producing MRMLKALIACSSFSQPPAGAPFNDRPFPLPSPLPTRSSEEVLEFRDDFVIFHGLLLCPEGCLIPSRVTWSLTLLQVGFDMNIDAFAQAQDIPMTFIHFEALFVFYQGWLETHLTYMNLSGESIDVALQEGVNILKTKGLTDCARSTNTDQKCKHVRLLDVPV from the exons ATGCGCATGCTCAAGGCTCTCATCGCATGCAGTTCCTTCTCCCAGCCGCCAGCCGGAGCCCCCTTCAACGACCGGCCTTTCCCTTTGCCTTCCCCTCTTCCGACGCGCTCATCCGAGGAGGTGCTTGAGTTTAGAGACGATTTTGTCATCTTCCACGGCCTTCTCCTGTGTCCTGAAGGATGTTTGATACCCTCTAGAGTCACATGG TCCCTCACACTTTTGCAGGTTGGTTTTGACATGAATATTGATGCTTTTGCCCAGGCACAGGACATTCCAATGACATTCATTCATTTTGAAGCCCTTTTCG TGTTTTATCAGGGATGGTTGGAGACACACCTGACCTACATGAATCTTAGTGGTGAATCT ATTGATGTTGCATTGCAAGAAGGGGTAAACATTCTGAAGACAAAGGGCTTAACAGACTGTGCAAGATCCACCAACACAGATCAGAAATGCAAACACGTAAGGCTCCTTGATGTACCGGTGTAA
- the LOC121974582 gene encoding uncharacterized protein LOC121974582 isoform X4, with product MRMLKALIACSSFSQPPAGAPFNDRPFPLPSPLPTRSSEEVLEFRDDFVIFHGLLLCPEGCLIPSRVTWVGFDMNIDAFAQAQDIPMTFIHFEALFVFYQGWLETHLTYMNLSGESIDVALQEGVNILKTKGLTDCARSTNTDQKCKHVRLLDVPV from the exons ATGCGCATGCTCAAGGCTCTCATCGCATGCAGTTCCTTCTCCCAGCCGCCAGCCGGAGCCCCCTTCAACGACCGGCCTTTCCCTTTGCCTTCCCCTCTTCCGACGCGCTCATCCGAGGAGGTGCTTGAGTTTAGAGACGATTTTGTCATCTTCCACGGCCTTCTCCTGTGTCCTGAAGGATGTTTGATACCCTCTAGAGTCACATGG GTTGGTTTTGACATGAATATTGATGCTTTTGCCCAGGCACAGGACATTCCAATGACATTCATTCATTTTGAAGCCCTTTTCG TGTTTTATCAGGGATGGTTGGAGACACACCTGACCTACATGAATCTTAGTGGTGAATCT ATTGATGTTGCATTGCAAGAAGGGGTAAACATTCTGAAGACAAAGGGCTTAACAGACTGTGCAAGATCCACCAACACAGATCAGAAATGCAAACACGTAAGGCTCCTTGATGTACCGGTGTAA
- the LOC121974582 gene encoding uncharacterized protein LOC121974582 isoform X8, giving the protein MGEVGFDMNIDAFAQAQDIPMTFIHFEALFVFYQGWLETHLTYMNLSGESIDVALQEGVNILKTKGLTDCARSTNTDQKCKHVRLLDVPV; this is encoded by the exons ATGGGTGAG GTTGGTTTTGACATGAATATTGATGCTTTTGCCCAGGCACAGGACATTCCAATGACATTCATTCATTTTGAAGCCCTTTTCG TGTTTTATCAGGGATGGTTGGAGACACACCTGACCTACATGAATCTTAGTGGTGAATCT ATTGATGTTGCATTGCAAGAAGGGGTAAACATTCTGAAGACAAAGGGCTTAACAGACTGTGCAAGATCCACCAACACAGATCAGAAATGCAAACACGTAAGGCTCCTTGATGTACCGGTGTAA
- the LOC121974582 gene encoding uncharacterized protein LOC121974582 isoform X7 yields MRMLKALIACSSFSQPPAGAPFNDRPFPLPSPLPTRSSEEVLEFRDDFVIFHGLLLCPEGCLIPSRVTWSLTLLQVGFDMNIDAFAQAQDIPMTFIHFEALFVFYQGWLETHLTYMNLSGESQQQHFS; encoded by the exons ATGCGCATGCTCAAGGCTCTCATCGCATGCAGTTCCTTCTCCCAGCCGCCAGCCGGAGCCCCCTTCAACGACCGGCCTTTCCCTTTGCCTTCCCCTCTTCCGACGCGCTCATCCGAGGAGGTGCTTGAGTTTAGAGACGATTTTGTCATCTTCCACGGCCTTCTCCTGTGTCCTGAAGGATGTTTGATACCCTCTAGAGTCACATGG TCCCTCACACTTTTGCAGGTTGGTTTTGACATGAATATTGATGCTTTTGCCCAGGCACAGGACATTCCAATGACATTCATTCATTTTGAAGCCCTTTTCG TGTTTTATCAGGGATGGTTGGAGACACACCTGACCTACATGAATCTTAGTGGTGAATCT cagcagcagcatttTTCTTGA
- the LOC121974582 gene encoding uncharacterized protein LOC121974582 isoform X6: MRMLKALIACSSFSQPPAGAPFNDRPFPLPSPLPTRSSEEVLEFRDDFVIFHGLLLCPEGCLIPSRVTWSLTLLQVGFDMNIDAFAQAQDIPMTFIHFEALFVFYQGWLETHLTYMNLSGESEYKRVLQ, encoded by the exons ATGCGCATGCTCAAGGCTCTCATCGCATGCAGTTCCTTCTCCCAGCCGCCAGCCGGAGCCCCCTTCAACGACCGGCCTTTCCCTTTGCCTTCCCCTCTTCCGACGCGCTCATCCGAGGAGGTGCTTGAGTTTAGAGACGATTTTGTCATCTTCCACGGCCTTCTCCTGTGTCCTGAAGGATGTTTGATACCCTCTAGAGTCACATGG TCCCTCACACTTTTGCAGGTTGGTTTTGACATGAATATTGATGCTTTTGCCCAGGCACAGGACATTCCAATGACATTCATTCATTTTGAAGCCCTTTTCG TGTTTTATCAGGGATGGTTGGAGACACACCTGACCTACATGAATCTTAGTGGTGAATCT
- the LOC121974582 gene encoding uncharacterized protein LOC121974582 isoform X5 produces MRMLKALIACSSFSQPPAGAPFNDRPFPLPSPLPTRSSEEVLEFRDDFVIFHGLLLCPEGCLIPSRVTWSLTLLQVGFDMNIDAFAQAQDIPMTFIHFEALFVFYQGWLETHLTYMNLSGESGLFTPPPL; encoded by the exons ATGCGCATGCTCAAGGCTCTCATCGCATGCAGTTCCTTCTCCCAGCCGCCAGCCGGAGCCCCCTTCAACGACCGGCCTTTCCCTTTGCCTTCCCCTCTTCCGACGCGCTCATCCGAGGAGGTGCTTGAGTTTAGAGACGATTTTGTCATCTTCCACGGCCTTCTCCTGTGTCCTGAAGGATGTTTGATACCCTCTAGAGTCACATGG TCCCTCACACTTTTGCAGGTTGGTTTTGACATGAATATTGATGCTTTTGCCCAGGCACAGGACATTCCAATGACATTCATTCATTTTGAAGCCCTTTTCG TGTTTTATCAGGGATGGTTGGAGACACACCTGACCTACATGAATCTTAGTGGTGAATCT